Proteins encoded by one window of Monoglobus pectinilyticus:
- a CDS encoding S-layer homology domain-containing protein: protein MKNKKLNNLVCGLVSAAVLTTAVSAPAVFAAGENNNETITATDTVLTDETTEATASPEPSATAEPEEPTVSPEPTATPGAQEMDMKVTATVYTTDEDDVYKVVFKTASSLPEILGFELTATFDNAEINSVSFGESFAGNGETSKSITDDKTITYVWKNGSTALSGAVVLSNASVTSKNKITSHNMSIDKFTATLKDGSELIINPTLSVVEGTNMPDLTEKEQSSYDALMALPEISALTFYKDEEKDDLYDISSYYSARIDTAVELYDSMMETSKKRIDTALSISNKSITDFYTLQKAAKAMQEVSGIMQMPECYDGITDDSSALNYEYLKTTFDNLSTSVPSALKRAAKATEEYNEVVSKLTDYNKYIETALKTLEDKTAENYNTKIASLEVQYSKANSFSLHTLYKTYLSSLKTIAQSLYDDVNKNYSGTYKEYMLSSIEKIINKIEDGNVVSDNLPIFSITNGINIGYSWSVSVKRRKAIIDQDATVQVYAYNSKGEVIQNSSEKAFKAGDESVSVSLPSTTKMYKTGDVVHVKCYYKYNDISYYLGEDTVTAYKTVNPNKNQGGSTGGNTGGDTNGSGTVYPSSAPTEPDPTKAPNFADENPYTDLDGYDWALESIIGLTNAGIVNGMGDNKFDPSGNVTREQFCKMVVQMFGLDATDTTSHFNDVDETKWYAPYVTAAVNAGYVQGQSDEYFGIGEVIMRQDMATILYRAINKSGDGVILEFTDNSDIAAYAKDAVAELVGLGVMNGYEDGSFKPRGSATRAEASKVIYGTYKIVK from the coding sequence CTACGGTATCTCCTGAACCCACAGCCACGCCCGGCGCTCAGGAAATGGATATGAAAGTCACCGCAACAGTTTATACAACCGATGAAGACGACGTATATAAGGTAGTTTTCAAAACTGCGTCATCACTGCCTGAAATTTTAGGCTTTGAGCTTACAGCCACTTTTGATAATGCGGAAATTAACTCCGTATCCTTTGGTGAAAGCTTTGCCGGTAACGGTGAAACTTCAAAATCCATAACGGACGATAAAACTATAACTTACGTTTGGAAGAACGGCTCAACCGCCCTGAGCGGCGCGGTTGTCCTGTCAAACGCGTCTGTTACATCAAAGAATAAAATCACCTCGCATAACATGTCTATTGACAAATTTACAGCGACTTTAAAAGACGGCTCCGAGCTTATTATTAACCCAACGCTGTCAGTGGTTGAAGGCACAAATATGCCTGACCTTACTGAAAAGGAACAGTCATCCTATGATGCTCTAATGGCTCTGCCTGAAATATCAGCGCTGACATTTTATAAGGATGAAGAAAAGGACGATTTATATGATATCTCAAGCTACTATTCTGCACGAATAGACACCGCTGTTGAGCTTTATGATTCTATGATGGAAACAAGCAAAAAAAGAATCGATACCGCTCTCTCAATCAGCAATAAATCAATTACTGACTTTTATACCCTGCAAAAAGCCGCTAAAGCTATGCAGGAAGTTTCAGGGATTATGCAGATGCCGGAATGTTATGACGGAATAACTGACGACAGCTCGGCTTTAAACTATGAATACTTAAAGACCACATTTGACAATCTTTCAACCTCTGTTCCAAGCGCACTTAAAAGAGCCGCAAAAGCAACTGAAGAATACAATGAAGTGGTATCAAAGCTAACAGATTATAATAAATATATTGAAACAGCGCTGAAAACTCTTGAGGACAAAACGGCTGAGAATTATAACACAAAAATAGCTTCTCTTGAAGTTCAATACTCAAAAGCCAACAGTTTCAGCCTGCATACTCTATATAAAACATATCTGTCATCGCTGAAGACTATAGCGCAAAGTTTATATGATGATGTGAATAAGAATTACAGCGGCACATATAAAGAATATATGCTGTCTTCAATAGAAAAAATTATCAATAAAATTGAGGACGGAAACGTTGTAAGCGACAATCTGCCCATATTCTCAATCACTAACGGTATAAACATAGGATACAGCTGGTCTGTTTCCGTCAAAAGAAGAAAGGCTATAATAGACCAGGACGCAACTGTTCAGGTTTACGCATACAACTCAAAAGGCGAAGTTATCCAAAACAGCAGTGAAAAGGCTTTTAAAGCCGGAGACGAGTCAGTTTCCGTAAGTTTGCCGTCTACCACAAAAATGTATAAAACCGGAGACGTTGTTCACGTTAAATGCTATTACAAATATAATGACATCTCATATTATTTAGGTGAAGATACAGTAACAGCTTATAAAACTGTTAACCCGAACAAAAATCAGGGCGGAAGTACCGGTGGCAATACAGGCGGAGATACTAACGGTTCCGGAACCGTTTATCCATCATCCGCACCGACTGAACCGGATCCCACCAAAGCTCCTAACTTTGCAGACGAAAATCCATATACTGATTTGGACGGATATGACTGGGCTTTAGAATCTATTATCGGTCTTACAAATGCCGGTATAGTAAACGGTATGGGCGACAATAAGTTTGACCCAAGCGGAAACGTCACAAGAGAGCAGTTCTGCAAAATGGTAGTTCAGATGTTTGGCCTTGACGCCACAGACACAACCTCACATTTTAATGATGTGGACGAAACTAAATGGTATGCTCCATATGTTACAGCAGCAGTCAACGCCGGATATGTACAAGGTCAGTCAGATGAATACTTCGGTATCGGAGAAGTTATCATGAGACAAGACATGGCTACTATTTTATACAGAGCAATAAACAAGAGCGGCGACGGCGTGATACTGGAATTCACTGACAATTCAGATATTGCCGCATATGCTAAAGACGCGGTTGCAGAACTTGTAGGTCTCGGTGTTATGAACGGATATGAGGACGGAAGTTTCAAACCCCGCGGTTCTGCCACGAGAGCGGAAGCTTCAAAAGTTATATACGGAACATATAAAATAGTTAAATAA